A DNA window from Takifugu flavidus isolate HTHZ2018 chromosome 15, ASM371156v2, whole genome shotgun sequence contains the following coding sequences:
- the gng12a gene encoding guanine nucleotide-binding protein G(I)/G(S)/G(O) subunit gamma-12a — translation MSSKAHSSNNINHARRTVQQLRIEASIERIKVSKASADLMNYCSEHARNDPLLMGIPASDNPFKDKKPCTIL, via the exons ATGTCTTCGAAGGCTCACAGCTCCAACAACATCAACCACGCCCGGCGGACGGTGCAGCAGCTGAGAATAGAGGCGAGCATCGAGAGGATAAAG GTGTCCAAGGCCTCCGCTGACCTTATGAACTACTGCAGCGAACACGCCAGGAACGACCCCCTGCTCATGGGCATCCCGGCCTCAGACAATCCCTTCAAGGACAAAAAACCCTGCACTATATTGTAG